The Priestia megaterium NBRC 15308 = ATCC 14581 region CAAAAGAGGACTTTATCAGAGCTGTTGAGCAGATAAATAAGGAGGAAAAGGGATCGTGTTAAAAGATATTGCAACGCCTAATCGAACCAAGGAAATTTTAAAGAAATACGGTTTTACATTTAAAAAGAGTTTGGGACAAAATTTTTTAATTGATACGAACATTTTACATCGTATTGTTGATCATGCGGAAATAACAGAAGAAACGGGAGCTATTGAGATTGGACCTGGTATCGGGGCCTTAACTGAACAGCTAGCAAAGCGCGCAAAAAAAGTGCTGGCATTTGAAATCGATCAGCGTTTGCTTCCGATTTTAGCTGATACTCTTTCTCCTTACTCAAATGCAAAAGTTATTCATCAAGATGTGTTAAAAGCGGATTTAAAAGGGACGCTCGAACAAGAATTCGAAAACATAGAAGATTTAATGGTCGTTGCGAATTTACCGTATTACGTGACGACACCCATTTTGATGAAATTATTAGAAGAGCAAATTCCGGTACGTGGAATCGTCGTTATGCTTCAAAAAGAAGTTGCTGAACGTATAGCAGCTAAACCGGGAACAAAAGAGTACGGTTCACTTTCTATTGCTATTCAATACTATACAGAGGCTGAGACGGTTATGATTGTGCCTAAAACAGTGTTTAATCCGCAGCCTAATGTGGACTCAGCTGTTATTCGATTGTTAAGAAGACCGAAGCCAGCGGTAGAAGTCCGAGATGAAGCATTCTTCTTCCAAGTTGTACGGGCAAGTTTCGGACAGCGTCGAAAAACAATTTTAAACAATCTAGTGAACAACTTGCCAAATGGAAAGCAGAAAAAAGCGGACATTGAGCAAGCACTTTCAACTGCTGAAATTGATCCGAAACGAAGAGGCGAAACGTTATCTATTCAAGAATTTGGAAAGCTAAGTGATCAACTTTTAAAATCATTTCGCTAAATTATCACATTTTTATCATGAAGTCATAGGCTATGAAGAGAATTTATTTTTGAAGTAGCAAAGACGGAGTGAAGCATATGAACATCAAAATTGGTGATATAGTTACACGACCTTCTTATCAAAGAGATTTGCTTTTTCGTGTTATAGCTATTAATGACAGCGAAACGGGGAAATATGCGACTTTAATAGGAGAAGACGTTCGGTTGATTGCGGACGCTCCTTGTACAGATCTAGAGGTTGTGGATGCTAAAGAACAGGATCAAAGAAAAAAACAAGAAGAAGAACTTTTAGAAAGATCCTTGGAGCTTATTCAACAGGATTATCGGCTCGTTCGAGAGAAAACTGAATATAGCATGACAAATGGATACAGCCATTCACATCGCTTATTTCAAATTCCAGGAAAGGTCCTGCACGTAGACGGAGACCCTAATTATTTACGTAAATGTTTGTTGGTTTACGAAAAAATTGGTGTTCCTGTTTATGGTGTTCATTGCGTTGAGTCAGAAATGCCTGAGAAGGTTGGAAAGCTAATTGAGGATGTAAGACCCGATATTCTAGTGCTGACAGGTCATGATGCCTATTCCAAAGGAAAAGGAAATAAAGATGATCTCCTTGCTTATAGACATTCCAAGCACTATATTCAAACAGTCCAAGAAGCAAGAAAAAGAGTTGGTAATTTAGATCAGCTGGTGATTTTTGCAGGTGCCTGTCAATCGCATTTTGAATTATTGATTCAAGCTGGAGCAAACTTTGCTAGTTCACCCTCACGTGTAAATATTCATGCTCTTGACCCTGTGTATGTAGTAGCAAAACTAAGTTTTACTCCTTTCACGGATCGTATTAATGTATGGGACGTCTTACGTAATACATTAACGGGTGCTAAAGGTTTAGGAGGAGTAGAAACAAAAGGGCTGCTTCGCACGGGCATGCCTTATGAAAGCGATGAGTAGAAATAAAAACAACTGGTTACAGCATGTACACGCATGATGTGCAACCAGTTGTTTTTTCGTATGAAGCCAAAGTATACGCTTAATTACACAAAATCATTTTCAATATTTGCTAAAGATATACATATTTCGTTGAAAAACGAGCATACTAACAGCGAAATGTAGATTCATGTTGAAAATTATTTATTGACACAATTAGAGATAGATTGTTATAATTTTATGTTTTTGACTATTTTTCTAACATGTGTTATACTATACATAGTGAGGTGGACCAATATGGCGAAAACTTTGTCTGATATTAAGCAAGCGCTGGATTTGCACCTAGGCCAACGATTAACTTTAAAAGCAAACGGTGGTCGTAGAAAAACAGTAGAACGTTCAGGTGTATTAACAGAAACGTACCCATCTGTTTTTATCGTTGAATTAGATCAAGAGGAAAACTCTTTGGAGCGGGTTTCGTATAGTTACGCAGATGTGTTAACGGAAACAGTGCAACTAAAATTTTTCTAAGAATGACATAGGCAATATAGCAAGTGGTGATGAGCAGTGGACATTGGTTTACTGCTTTTTTATTGGTCTTTTTTTCAAATTATATATGCATTATTTTTTATACATACTATACATATCGTCCTCGCGTTTCTTATGTAAAAGAGCGAGGAGATTCAGGTTGAAATTTCATTTTATACGTAAAGGAGCCATGTGCAATGTCAAGGCGTAGAGGGATTATGTCATCGAAGCTGAAAGAAGAACTGGCTAAAGAACTTGGTTTTTACGATACTGTACAAGCAGAAGGCTGGGGCGCTATTCGGGCAAAAGACGCAGGCAATATGGTGAAGCGAGCTGTAGAGCTTGCACAGCAGCAGCTAAAGCAATAGCATAGTGAAAATCAATGCTTATACGACTATTTAAAGTGAAATGA contains the following coding sequences:
- the veg gene encoding biofilm formation stimulator Veg: MAKTLSDIKQALDLHLGQRLTLKANGGRRKTVERSGVLTETYPSVFIVELDQEENSLERVSYSYADVLTETVQLKFF
- the rsmA gene encoding 16S rRNA (adenine(1518)-N(6)/adenine(1519)-N(6))-dimethyltransferase RsmA; this translates as MLKDIATPNRTKEILKKYGFTFKKSLGQNFLIDTNILHRIVDHAEITEETGAIEIGPGIGALTEQLAKRAKKVLAFEIDQRLLPILADTLSPYSNAKVIHQDVLKADLKGTLEQEFENIEDLMVVANLPYYVTTPILMKLLEEQIPVRGIVVMLQKEVAERIAAKPGTKEYGSLSIAIQYYTEAETVMIVPKTVFNPQPNVDSAVIRLLRRPKPAVEVRDEAFFFQVVRASFGQRRKTILNNLVNNLPNGKQKKADIEQALSTAEIDPKRRGETLSIQEFGKLSDQLLKSFR
- a CDS encoding small, acid-soluble spore protein, alpha/beta type, translated to MSRRRGIMSSKLKEELAKELGFYDTVQAEGWGAIRAKDAGNMVKRAVELAQQQLKQ
- the yabG gene encoding sporulation peptidase YabG, whose translation is MNIKIGDIVTRPSYQRDLLFRVIAINDSETGKYATLIGEDVRLIADAPCTDLEVVDAKEQDQRKKQEEELLERSLELIQQDYRLVREKTEYSMTNGYSHSHRLFQIPGKVLHVDGDPNYLRKCLLVYEKIGVPVYGVHCVESEMPEKVGKLIEDVRPDILVLTGHDAYSKGKGNKDDLLAYRHSKHYIQTVQEARKRVGNLDQLVIFAGACQSHFELLIQAGANFASSPSRVNIHALDPVYVVAKLSFTPFTDRINVWDVLRNTLTGAKGLGGVETKGLLRTGMPYESDE